TTTCTAGGGCCAAGAGGATCTTCGTCTCGTCGCCCGCCAAGGACAGGACTTTGAATGGGGGGAGTCCGGTTGATCGATTTGGTTTCCAGAGCTCAGGCTTTGGTATGGTATCCTATTGGCATCAAGTCCTTTTTATCTGCTTTTAGATCTTCTTAGGTCCTTTTTTGTGTGATAAAAGTCGAACCTTGTCTTCATCAATTGATACCAGTTTGTTCTTTCTTTGTTCATCTCATTAATTTTAATCTTCTTGCTTCGATTGATAGATGGTAATTTGTGTTTATGGTGCAAAGAAAGACAACAATTTTAACTGTACATGGCTAATGGGAAATCGATTgtttttgtgatcttttctgaCTGCACACAACTTCAATATTTCGATCATTGTATAGTTTACTTATAGAATTTCGATAATCAACGAACTCTGTGTTCACTGAGATCTTTGGACAAGGTTATCTGCTAACTTGCCCAGGTTGGTGTTTCTGTATGCACAGTGTCAGAAGAGCATTTCTTCCTAATATTCTCTTTCTTGCATGTGGTATAAGTTGAATCAGGTGCTAATGAATCCATAGCAATAGTGACCTTTGATATCTGACTACTTGTTGATGTTGCTTTCTTTTAGATAAATCACCTCCTATGTAGATTGATATGGTTTCTGACCTTTCACCTCAAAACATGCACCAAACTTATGTGCAAGTCTATGGTAGTTGAAGTGTTTGTCTTAGGAAAATTCAGTTAGTGGAAGTTTGTGATGTGCAACAAAATTAGTATACTGATCTTGTCGCATTGGACAGCTTAAGTTTCACTGTAAACCGATAACTGATGTTGGATGCTGATATGCGACAAGCTTGGTTTGTTTTCATATTCTCTGTGGTCAATTTGTCAGCCATATTCTCATAACTAAGAAGTTCTGTTATTTTATAGCATCAACTCATGTTTTGTACTGAATAATACTCATCTTTCAATCACTCTCATTAtcatgaaagaaaataaaattctcatCGTGCTCAACCCAGGCCTTCATTTTATCTTTCCTAGAAACTCATGTCTTGGTGATTTCTGTCTCATTTTAACAACTGAATTCTATTCCATCGGATCATTTTTTTAAGCCATAGCTTGTTTTTTCAGAATAacatttcttctttccttttcttctctttgctTCTAGTCAAAGGGAGGTGAGTGTAATTTTAGATAACAACGCCTTTACAAGAATCAAGCAAACTACAAAATGTGTGGCTAATTTTGTAGGTTTACCATAAACAATAGTTATAGCTAATGCGATGCGTTTTGAGTTTTTTTAGTTTGCAATCATGACTTTAGTCCATGTTCCTCGACTGAACTATAAACAAATGGTGCCTTGAAGAATACTAAGATGGACCTTTTCTATATAAATTTGATATCATAAGTTGTATTAATCTTGTTGATTCAACTCTTTCATTAGCTATCTTTATTGTTCCATTGACGAATACTTGTTTTTGTGGATTAGAAAGCAGTAAAGAAGATGTCTTTTTTGATTCACGAGCATGGTTAGAATCTGACTGTGAAGATGATTTCTTAAGTGTAAATGGAGGTATGACCTCTGCAATTACAGAGCATGTAATTTTCTTCTACATTAGTTATTTCTCAAGATATCATTgctaattttcttgtaatttatgaTGAATAATTTTCTTCATGCAGAATTCACTCCTTCCCGAGGCAGTACTCCAAATCATCAAATAAACTCACCTGTCACCCCTCAATTTGACAACCACTTTCCATCTGAAAAATATCCAGACTCAAATTCGGAACCCTCTCCAACCGGTAGAAAGAAACTCGCTGAACTTCTACATGAGACCTTGCAAAGTGAGCAAGTCAATGCGCCCAATGCTGCTGAAGCAAGAGTAGACAGCAATGTGAAGCCAGACATAAACAAAACCAACACCGACCAACCTCAAAACTCGGAAAATGCAACTCTGTACCATTCTGGAGCATGTTCAATCTGCAGCAGTGAGGTGACACCAAATAGAGATCcgaagagaaggaaagagaaaACCTGGAAAACTAGGCATTGTTGCTTGCCAAGCCTGCAGAGCTTTGGCTTTGATGAGAGGAGGCACGAGATGAGTCCTGGACGCTGCACCGTGTGATATCACCGTCGCACTGTTGATACTGGCATCGATCATCTGAGGGAGCCATTTGCAGGTTTCTGCGACTTGAGCGACGCTAGTTACCTCCAATatctaaattatatcaaactatgTCAGCATGATATAGAACTCGAGAGAAGTGTTTTGCGGATTTGGATCACGATACATAGTTGTACACTAAGAGGCAGTAGGTCTCGATGGTCCTCATTGTAATAATACATGCATCCGAAGAGGATCGGTGAACAGAATCTCCTTGTACTGAGGAAGATGACAGGAAGGAAGCAACAAGCGCCAAGGAAGTGGTGTTACATTGGAACAGACTCTCCTGAGCCTATACATTGTTTTCCTGTAGCTGATATTTTTCTTCAAGGAATATGTACATAGATGAAAACAAGATGTATAAACAATCATCCATAGCTGCTC
This DNA window, taken from Musa acuminata AAA Group cultivar baxijiao chromosome BXJ3-7, Cavendish_Baxijiao_AAA, whole genome shotgun sequence, encodes the following:
- the LOC103992993 gene encoding uncharacterized protein At3g27210 translates to MGACTSFQKGPDSPMRCRLGLVSRAKRIFVSSPAKDRTLNGGSPVDRFGFQSSGFESSKEDVFFDSRAWLESDCEDDFLSVNGEFTPSRGSTPNHQINSPVTPQFDNHFPSEKYPDSNSEPSPTGRKKLAELLHETLQSEQVNAPNAAEARVDSNVKPDINKTNTDQPQNSENATLYHSGACSICSSEVTPNRDPKRRKEKTWKTRHCCLPSLQSFGFDERRHEMSPGRCTV